Proteins from a genomic interval of Onychostoma macrolepis isolate SWU-2019 chromosome 17, ASM1243209v1, whole genome shotgun sequence:
- the LOC131523470 gene encoding calpain-1 catalytic subunit-like isoform X2, which produces MPAPGVCLNILSERNLKDGQGSPNDPEKFLDQDFHRLKQFCLKERLRFVDNLFPPEMKSIGLGSLKRDDLWRVVWKRPHELVSNPVYIVQGASRFDFIQGRLGNCWFLASVGALTFQKRIMKQVINDEQNFSVDYAGIFHFKFWRFGSWVDVVIDDKLPTIDGRLIFVQSKTPNEFWPALLEKAYAKVCGSYADMDAGNISEALMDFTGGPHMTIKLSDASGKLWDALKRASQSESLMGCGTPGGQAGLLQNDVLPNGLVEMHAYTVTGVAEVVCKGRPVKLVRIFNPWGHGEWNRDWSDRSPLWELVRPEDQKYKVVLDNGEFWMSMEDFCRNFSDLDICCSDVNVLAGSTSSSWKTEVHRGQWVLGTTAGGCSNDIDSFSRNPQFRVTLKETVEDPRDESSPNLLVSLIQKSHKRNRHLATNFYIGFNIYEVPAHLKDQREKFPASFLRNARLIGKNESYINAREVMEFFRFKAGEYLIVPSTFKPNEAASFLLTVYSKTEAIIEDSSGYGVTRKKKIPRDNDESFQLFPKYADKYGEVDAERLQRLLNENLYAGNSQKTAGFSLDLCKSLVALMDCHWKAE; this is translated from the exons ATGCCAGCACCTGGTGTGTGTTTAAACATCTTGTCGGAGCGTAATCTCAAAGATGGACAGGGCTCTCCCAACGATCCTGAGAAGTTCCTGGATCAGGACTTCCACCGGCTCAAGCAGTTCTGCCTGAAGGAAAGATTGAGATTCGTAGACAACTTGTTCCCACCAGAGATGAAATCAATTGGTCTGGGATCCCTGAAGCGTGACGACCTCTGGAGAGTCGTGTGGAAAAGACCACAT GAACTGGTGTCAAACCCTGTTTACATTGTTCAAGGAGCTTCAAGGTTTGATTTTATCCAAGGTCGATTAG GTAACTGCTGGTTTCTGGCATCCGTTGGAGCTCTTACATTTCAAAAACGAATCATGAAACAGGTCATCAACGATGAACAGAATTTCTCTGTGGATTATGCAGGAATCTTTCACTTTAAG TTCTGGAGGTTTGGATCATGGGTAGATGTTGTTATTGATGACAAACTACCAACTATTGATGGCCGACTCATCTTTGTTCAGTCCAAAACACCAAATGAATTCTGGCCTGCTTTGTTAGAGAAAGCTTATGCTAA AGTGTGTGGCTCCTATGCAGATATGGACGCAGGAAACATATCCGAAGCTCTCATGGACTTCACCGGTGGACCACACATGACCATTAAACTAAGTGATGCATCAGGAAAGCTGTGGGACGCCTTAAAAcgagccagccaatcagaatccctGATGGGATGTGGTACTCCTGGAGGG CAAGCAGGTTTACTGCAAAATGACGTGTTGCCCAATGGTCTTGTGGAAATGCATGCGTACACGGTCACAGGAGTTGCAGAG GTTGTATGTAAAGGTCGTCCTGTGAAGCTGGTGAGGATCTTTAACCCTTGGGGTCATGGAGAATGGAACAGAGACTGGAGCGACAG ATCCCCGTTGTGGGAACTTGTACGTCCTGAGGACCAAAAATACAAAGTTGTGCTTGACAATGGAGAATTCTG GATGTCAATGGAGGATTTCTGCAGGAATTTTTCAGATTTGGATATATGTTGTTCTGATGTGAACGTTCTTGCTGGATCTACATCTTCCTCCTGGAAAACTGAAGTGCACAGAGGCCAGTGGGTGTTAGGAACAACAGCGGGAGGCTGCTCAAATGACATAG acAGTTTTTCAAGAAATCCCCAGTTTCGTGTGACTCTTAAGGAGACTGTTGAAGACCCCAGAGATGAAAGCTCTCCAAATCTCCTCGTGTCTCTCATTCAGAAATCTCACAAGAGAAACAGGCACCTGGCCACCAATTTCTATATTGGCTTTAACATTTATGAG GTGCCAGCTCAT TTAAAGGACCAAAGGGAAAAATTCCCCGCCTCATTCCTCAGAAACGCCCGTCTCATTGGAAAAAATGAATCCTACATCAATGCTCGGGAAGTCATGGAGTTTTTCCGATTTAAAGCAGGCGAATACCTCATCGTTCCTTCAACTTTCAAGCCAAACGAAGCTGCATCTTTCCTTCTGACAGTCTATTCAAAGACAGAAGCCATCATTGA AGACAGTTCTGGATATGGCGTGACAAGAAAAAAG AAGATTCCCCGGGATAATGATGAATCCTTCCAGCTCTTTCCAAAATATGCTGATAAG TATGGAGAGGTGGACGCTGAGCGACTTCAAAGACTTCTGAATGAGAATCTT